One stretch of Variovorax sp. 54 DNA includes these proteins:
- a CDS encoding zinc-binding alcohol dehydrogenase family protein: MKAVGYYQPLPIDNPESLQDIELPAPVPGARDLLVRVKAVSVNPVDTKVRKNAAPEAGQAKVLGWDAVGTVEAIGSGVQHFKVGDRVYYAGSIIRPGANSELHAVDERIAALAPKSLDDAQAAALPLTTITAYELLFDRLQVPKGGGEGQTLLITGGAGGVGSILIQLARQLTKLRVVATASRAETREWCLALGAHVVIDHSKPLAAELKAAGIDEVDMVASLTQTEQHYAQIIESLKPQGQLAVIDDMKVLDAMPLKTKCISLHWEMMFTRSRFTTSDIAEQGKLLAEVAALVDAGRIRTTANASFGTINAANLKKAHALIESGKAQGKVVLAGF, translated from the coding sequence ATGAAAGCCGTCGGCTACTACCAGCCCCTCCCCATCGACAACCCCGAATCGCTGCAGGACATCGAACTCCCCGCCCCGGTGCCCGGCGCCCGCGACCTGCTGGTGCGCGTGAAAGCCGTGTCGGTCAACCCGGTCGACACCAAGGTCCGCAAGAACGCCGCCCCCGAAGCCGGCCAGGCCAAGGTGCTGGGCTGGGACGCGGTCGGCACCGTCGAGGCCATCGGCAGCGGCGTGCAGCACTTCAAGGTCGGCGACCGCGTGTACTACGCCGGCTCGATCATTCGCCCCGGCGCCAATTCGGAGCTGCACGCGGTCGACGAGCGCATCGCCGCCCTCGCGCCGAAGAGTCTCGACGACGCACAAGCCGCCGCCCTGCCGCTGACCACCATCACCGCCTACGAACTGCTGTTCGACCGCCTGCAGGTGCCCAAGGGCGGCGGCGAAGGCCAGACGCTCTTGATCACCGGCGGCGCGGGCGGCGTGGGCTCCATCCTCATCCAGCTCGCGCGCCAGCTCACCAAGCTGCGCGTCGTCGCCACCGCCTCGCGCGCCGAAACGCGCGAATGGTGCCTGGCACTGGGCGCACACGTCGTCATCGACCACTCGAAGCCGCTCGCCGCTGAACTCAAGGCCGCCGGCATCGACGAAGTCGACATGGTCGCCAGCCTCACGCAGACCGAGCAGCACTACGCGCAGATCATCGAAAGCCTCAAGCCCCAGGGCCAGCTCGCGGTGATCGACGACATGAAGGTGCTCGACGCGATGCCGCTGAAGACCAAGTGCATCTCGCTGCACTGGGAAATGATGTTCACGCGCTCGCGCTTCACCACGTCCGACATCGCCGAGCAAGGCAAGCTGCTCGCCGAAGTGGCCGCGCTGGTCGACGCGGGCCGCATCCGCACCACGGCGAATGCGAGCTTCGGCACCATCAACGCCGCGAACCTGAAGAAGGCGCATGCGCTCATCGAGAGCGGCAAGGCGCAGGGCAAGGTGGTGCTGGCCGGGTTCTGA
- a CDS encoding LysR family transcriptional regulator, producing the protein MKIENISDLQVLVQTARGGTLTAAGHALGITPAAASATLKRLETQLGARLFERSTRAMRLTPQGQTLLDYAVRAFELLDEGESLVTADRGELVGTLRVASPSDLTRSTLLPWFDEFLALHPGVQLSLSVGDRPLDVMRDEVDVALRYGALADSRLVARAFAMTNPVLTASPDYLRRHPLPRVPQDLLQHNCLTFNRSGRRHRVWRFAQLGQWTEVRVNGNRSVDDASLAREWTVAGYGISLKSALDVREDIRSGRLVRLLADWETEPYPLHALLPSGRFVPARVRGFVDFLALKFEGLLALG; encoded by the coding sequence ATGAAGATTGAAAATATATCGGACCTGCAGGTGCTCGTGCAGACGGCGCGTGGCGGCACATTGACGGCTGCGGGGCATGCGCTGGGGATCACGCCCGCCGCGGCCAGTGCGACGTTGAAGCGGCTGGAGACGCAGTTGGGGGCGCGGCTGTTCGAGCGGTCGACCCGGGCGATGCGCCTGACGCCGCAGGGGCAGACGCTGCTCGACTATGCGGTGCGTGCTTTTGAACTGCTGGACGAAGGGGAGTCGCTGGTCACTGCGGACCGGGGGGAGCTGGTGGGGACCTTGCGGGTGGCCTCGCCGTCGGACCTGACGCGCAGCACCTTGCTGCCATGGTTCGACGAGTTTCTGGCGCTGCATCCGGGGGTGCAGTTGTCGCTGTCTGTCGGGGATCGGCCCCTGGACGTGATGCGCGATGAGGTGGATGTGGCGTTGCGCTACGGGGCGCTGGCGGATTCGCGGTTGGTGGCGCGGGCGTTTGCGATGACGAACCCTGTGCTCACGGCTTCACCGGACTATCTGCGTCGGCATCCTTTGCCTCGGGTTCCGCAGGATCTGCTGCAGCACAACTGCCTGACGTTCAACCGGAGTGGGCGACGGCACCGGGTGTGGCGGTTTGCGCAGTTGGGGCAGTGGACGGAGGTGCGGGTGAATGGGAATCGCAGTGTGGACGATGCTTCGCTGGCGCGGGAGTGGACTGTGGCGGGGTATGGGATTTCGCTGAAGTCTGCGTTGGATGTGCGGGAAGACATTCGCTCAGGGCGGTTGGTGCGGCTGCTGGCGGATTGGGAGACGGAGCCTTATCCGTTGCATGCGCTGTTGCCCAGTGGGCGGTTTGTGCCGGCTCGGGTTCGTGGCTTTGTTGATTTTTTGGCGTTGAAGTTCGAGGGGTTGTTGGCTTTGGGGTGA
- a CDS encoding SDR family oxidoreductase: MDLQLQDQHVLITGGSKGIGLACALGFLREGARVSLVSRDLQNLQQGQQSLIAAFPQAEGRVSLHATDLKDPAGAVAALDAAEHAFGPVDVLVNSAGAARRTPPDELTPAAWHDAMDAKYFTYIHMIDPVVKRMGTRGRGAIVNVIGQGGKVASPVHMAGGAANAALMLVSAGMAAAYAAKGVRVNAVNPGLTLTARLQEGMKADAKLAGIGTDEALERATARLPLGRIATPEEVANTVLFLASAKASYVTGAIVAMDGAVTPMI; the protein is encoded by the coding sequence ATGGACCTCCAGCTCCAGGACCAGCACGTTCTCATCACCGGCGGCAGCAAGGGCATCGGCCTGGCCTGCGCGCTGGGCTTCCTGCGCGAAGGCGCACGCGTGAGCCTCGTCTCGCGCGACCTGCAGAACCTGCAGCAGGGCCAGCAGTCGCTGATCGCCGCATTCCCGCAAGCCGAAGGCCGCGTCTCCCTGCACGCCACCGACCTGAAAGATCCCGCCGGCGCAGTCGCCGCACTCGACGCCGCCGAACACGCCTTCGGCCCCGTCGACGTGCTCGTCAACTCCGCAGGCGCCGCGCGCCGCACCCCACCCGACGAACTCACGCCCGCCGCGTGGCACGACGCGATGGACGCCAAGTACTTCACCTACATCCACATGATCGATCCGGTCGTGAAGCGCATGGGCACGCGCGGCCGCGGCGCGATCGTCAACGTCATCGGCCAGGGCGGCAAGGTCGCGAGCCCCGTGCACATGGCCGGCGGTGCGGCCAATGCCGCGCTGATGCTTGTGAGTGCGGGCATGGCCGCGGCCTATGCGGCCAAGGGCGTGCGTGTGAACGCCGTGAACCCCGGCCTCACGCTGACTGCGCGGCTGCAGGAAGGCATGAAGGCCGATGCGAAGCTGGCAGGGATCGGCACGGATGAGGCGCTGGAGCGCGCGACTGCGCGCCTGCCGCTGGGGCGCATTGCGACGCCGGAGGAAGTGGCCAATACGGTGCTGTTCCTGGCGTCGGCGAAGGCGAGTTATGTGACGGGGGCGATCGTGGCGATGGATGGGGCGGTGACGCCGATGATTTGA
- the pgaD gene encoding poly-beta-1,6-N-acetyl-D-glucosamine biosynthesis protein PgaD, protein MHPEHPISSPTVHEAPPPRTRSWGQPAMDEPIIDAARIPLHAFGNGRSPARTLAMFLWLRALRPAITVAIWFCALWYAWPYVMGARSQPEVLQLLGLYAIVIGVILASMLVMGPLRRRQHRRETPPEKEQSSLFALASYIEVAPARLSTWQRTRQLLAHHDTHGQLRDATDTAPAALEEAVPSKRKA, encoded by the coding sequence ATGCATCCTGAACACCCGATTTCTTCGCCGACGGTCCACGAAGCCCCGCCGCCCCGCACCCGCTCGTGGGGCCAACCCGCGATGGACGAACCCATCATCGACGCCGCGCGCATCCCGCTGCACGCCTTCGGCAACGGCCGCTCGCCGGCACGCACCCTGGCCATGTTCCTGTGGCTGCGCGCGTTGCGCCCGGCGATCACCGTCGCGATCTGGTTCTGCGCCCTCTGGTACGCATGGCCCTACGTGATGGGTGCGCGTTCCCAGCCCGAAGTGCTGCAGCTGCTGGGCCTGTACGCCATCGTCATCGGCGTGATCCTCGCCTCGATGCTGGTCATGGGCCCGCTGCGCCGCCGCCAGCACCGGCGCGAAACGCCGCCGGAAAAAGAGCAGTCGTCGCTGTTCGCGCTGGCGTCGTACATCGAGGTCGCGCCCGCGCGCCTGTCGACCTGGCAGCGCACGCGCCAGCTGCTGGCGCACCACGACACCCACGGCCAGCTGCGCGACGCCACCGACACCGCGCCGGCCGCGCTGGAAGAAGCGGTGCCGTCGAAGCGCAAGGCCTGA
- the pgaC gene encoding poly-beta-1,6-N-acetyl-D-glucosamine synthase, translating into MNTLQMLVDLIPPVLFGFVFYYPFFMAWVWIAGGLSHAWSFERKRDVEVDPLPLLPSQPLVTVVVPCFNEAPHLREVIEQLMRTHYPNYEVIAVNDGSTDGTGELLDQMTLEFSRLRVVHNASNQGKAVGLNTACQLARGEYILGIDGDALVDPNAIAWMLKRMLASERIGAVTGNPRIRTRTTLLGRMQVGEFSSIIGLIKRSQQLIGTLFTVSGVLAMFRRRAVLEVGFWSPDVLTEDIDMSWKLQLAGWRLRFEPRALCWILMPETLRGLWKQRLRWAIGGIQTMLRITPSILRLRSWRLWLIYSEYMVSVVWAYAMALVLVISFIRPFLPHESAWHSALLPHWQGTLLAMTCILQMLLSLWIDRRYDRDLMRYFAGTIWYPIAFWTITMATTVVALPKALIRRRGKRAVWTSPDRGVSSDAS; encoded by the coding sequence ATGAACACGCTCCAGATGCTGGTGGACCTGATTCCGCCGGTGCTCTTCGGCTTCGTCTTCTACTACCCGTTCTTCATGGCGTGGGTGTGGATCGCGGGCGGCCTCTCGCACGCGTGGTCGTTCGAACGCAAGCGCGATGTCGAGGTCGACCCGCTGCCGCTGCTGCCCTCGCAGCCGCTCGTGACCGTGGTCGTGCCCTGCTTCAACGAAGCGCCGCACCTGCGCGAAGTGATCGAGCAGCTCATGCGCACGCACTACCCGAACTACGAGGTGATCGCCGTCAACGACGGCAGCACCGACGGCACCGGCGAGCTGCTCGACCAGATGACGCTCGAGTTCAGCCGCCTGCGCGTGGTCCACAACGCCAGCAACCAGGGCAAGGCCGTGGGCCTGAACACCGCCTGCCAGCTGGCGCGCGGCGAGTACATCCTGGGCATCGACGGCGACGCGCTGGTCGACCCGAACGCCATCGCGTGGATGCTCAAGCGCATGCTGGCCTCGGAGCGCATCGGCGCGGTCACCGGCAACCCGCGCATCCGCACGCGCACCACACTGCTGGGGCGCATGCAGGTGGGCGAGTTCTCGTCGATCATCGGCCTCATCAAGCGCTCGCAGCAGCTCATCGGCACGCTGTTCACGGTGTCGGGCGTGCTCGCCATGTTCCGCCGCCGCGCCGTGCTCGAGGTGGGCTTCTGGAGCCCCGACGTGCTCACCGAGGACATCGACATGAGCTGGAAGCTCCAGCTCGCCGGCTGGCGCCTGCGCTTCGAACCGCGCGCGCTGTGCTGGATCCTCATGCCCGAGACGCTGCGCGGCCTGTGGAAGCAGCGCCTGCGCTGGGCCATCGGCGGCATCCAGACCATGCTGCGCATCACGCCGTCCATCCTGCGCCTGCGCAGCTGGCGCCTGTGGCTCATCTACAGCGAGTACATGGTGAGCGTGGTGTGGGCCTATGCGATGGCGCTGGTGCTGGTGATCAGCTTCATCCGTCCCTTCCTGCCGCATGAGTCGGCCTGGCATTCCGCGCTGCTGCCGCACTGGCAGGGCACGCTGCTGGCCATGACCTGCATCCTGCAGATGCTGCTGAGCCTGTGGATCGACCGTCGCTACGACCGCGACCTCATGCGCTATTTCGCTGGAACGATCTGGTACCCGATCGCGTTCTGGACGATCACGATGGCCACCACGGTGGTCGCCCTTCCCAAAGCCCTGATACGCCGTCGCGGCAAGCGCGCGGTGTGGACGAGCCCTGACCGAGGAGTTTCTTCCGATGCATCCTGA
- the pgaB gene encoding poly-beta-1,6-N-acetyl-D-glucosamine N-deacetylase PgaB produces MQAPTFFRRLRAALLGLLLAASLPVLAAPVLPADPDNGVDFRVISFHDVRPNVRASFETSPDETAIDERTLAEVFAWLQHSGYHPVSLQQILDARKGGKPLPAQPVLLTFDDGYRSAYTHVFPLLKRFNYPALFALVTSWLEVPEGQPVHWGDKPAPRENFLLWREAAEMARSPLVEFASHTDAMHTGIQANPQGNMLPAAATHRYDPATGRYEDDAAYLRRIEADLRRSRELIEQRTGAKVRATVWPYGAYNTPALEASARVGMPITFTLDDGANTKEIPLSRIRRALAAYDNEAPDYVQMLRSPVGGEVRPINRVMHVDLDYVYDPDPAQQERNLSALIERVAAVRPRSVFLQAYADPDGDGVADALYFPNRHLPMRADLFARAAWQLRSRTGVKVYAWMPVTAYRLPASNPLATHTVRTLKGDTPADRYHRLSPFDPAVRTLVGDLYEDLGRHTFFEGLLFHDDAMLSDDEDASPAALDTYRRWGLPADVAALRADPALMARWTTAKTRHLIEFTQELAARVGTWRPGLETARNLYARPVLEPAAEQWFAQNYEASLAAYDYVGLMAMPRMEQEARTAADSDAWLGRLAQRAAATPRGLDGTVFELQARDWRTGKPVPDAELTRQWTLLQRAGVRHLGYYPDDFLNNQPSLETVRRAISVRSLLSRAPRRNHDAATLPPEGGKPR; encoded by the coding sequence ATGCAAGCCCCCACCTTCTTCCGCCGGCTGCGCGCAGCCCTGCTCGGGCTGCTGCTGGCGGCCTCGCTGCCTGTGCTCGCAGCCCCGGTGCTGCCCGCCGACCCCGACAACGGTGTCGACTTCCGCGTGATCTCGTTCCATGACGTGCGCCCCAACGTGCGCGCCAGCTTCGAGACCTCGCCCGACGAAACCGCCATCGACGAGCGCACGCTCGCCGAAGTGTTCGCCTGGCTGCAGCACAGCGGCTACCACCCGGTCAGCCTGCAGCAGATCCTCGATGCGCGCAAAGGCGGCAAGCCGCTGCCGGCGCAGCCCGTGCTGCTGACCTTCGACGACGGCTACCGCAGCGCCTACACCCACGTGTTCCCGCTGCTCAAGCGCTTCAACTACCCGGCGCTGTTCGCGCTGGTGACGAGCTGGCTCGAAGTGCCCGAAGGCCAGCCCGTGCACTGGGGCGACAAGCCCGCGCCGCGCGAGAACTTCCTGCTGTGGCGCGAAGCCGCCGAGATGGCGCGCTCGCCGCTGGTCGAGTTCGCGAGCCACACCGACGCGATGCACACCGGCATCCAGGCCAACCCGCAAGGCAACATGCTGCCCGCCGCGGCCACGCACCGCTACGACCCGGCCACCGGCCGCTACGAAGACGACGCCGCCTACCTGCGCCGCATCGAGGCCGACCTGCGCCGCAGCCGCGAACTCATCGAGCAACGCACCGGCGCCAAGGTGCGCGCCACCGTGTGGCCCTACGGCGCCTACAACACGCCCGCGCTGGAAGCCTCGGCGCGCGTGGGCATGCCGATCACCTTCACGCTCGACGACGGCGCGAACACGAAGGAGATTCCGCTCAGCCGCATCCGCCGCGCCCTGGCCGCCTACGACAACGAAGCGCCCGACTACGTGCAGATGCTGCGCAGCCCGGTGGGCGGCGAGGTGCGGCCGATCAACCGCGTGATGCACGTCGACCTCGACTACGTGTACGACCCCGACCCGGCCCAGCAGGAGCGCAACCTCTCGGCGCTGATCGAGCGTGTCGCCGCCGTGCGCCCGCGCTCGGTGTTCCTGCAGGCCTACGCCGACCCCGACGGCGACGGCGTGGCCGACGCGCTGTACTTTCCCAACCGCCACCTGCCGATGCGCGCCGACCTGTTCGCCCGCGCCGCCTGGCAGCTGCGCAGCCGCACCGGCGTGAAGGTCTACGCGTGGATGCCCGTCACCGCCTACCGGCTGCCGGCGTCGAACCCGCTCGCCACGCACACGGTGCGCACGCTGAAGGGCGACACGCCGGCCGACCGCTACCACCGGCTCTCGCCCTTCGACCCCGCCGTGCGCACGCTGGTCGGCGACCTGTACGAAGACCTGGGCCGCCACACCTTCTTCGAGGGCCTGCTGTTCCACGACGACGCCATGCTCTCGGACGACGAGGACGCCAGCCCCGCCGCGCTCGACACCTACCGCCGCTGGGGCCTGCCGGCCGACGTGGCCGCGCTGCGCGCCGACCCCGCGCTCATGGCGCGCTGGACCACCGCCAAGACCCGCCACCTGATCGAGTTCACGCAGGAGCTGGCAGCGCGCGTCGGCACCTGGCGCCCGGGCCTGGAGACGGCGCGCAACCTCTACGCGCGGCCGGTGCTCGAACCTGCTGCCGAACAGTGGTTCGCGCAGAACTACGAGGCCTCGCTCGCCGCCTACGACTACGTCGGCCTCATGGCCATGCCGCGCATGGAGCAGGAAGCCCGCACCGCCGCTGACAGCGACGCCTGGCTCGGCCGCCTCGCCCAGCGCGCGGCCGCTACGCCGCGCGGCCTCGACGGCACCGTGTTCGAGCTGCAAGCGCGCGACTGGCGCACCGGCAAGCCCGTGCCCGACGCCGAACTCACGCGCCAGTGGACGCTGCTACAGCGCGCCGGCGTGCGCCACCTGGGCTACTACCCCGACGACTTTCTGAACAACCAGCCCTCGCTGGAGACCGTGCGCCGCGCGATCTCGGTGCGCTCGCTGCTGTCGCGCGCACCCCGGCGCAACCACGACGCCGCCACGCTGCCGCCTGAAGGAGGGAAGCCCCGATGA
- the pgaA gene encoding poly-beta-1,6 N-acetyl-D-glucosamine export porin PgaA, producing the protein MLIFGSSTAYADSTVTPPPVAALGGAVAYDASQHDALIVARRAGRITPAHALQQLRQWLAAPLADDQRRRVASDAIAIAVAEGQFADAVAMARQVPPTELSDYALGPLAGAARRTGDVALQGDTVKVWRARQPTAREPRIHEAFWRLASGDKAGAQTIYRALSQTAPTAVADRVALLDLRAALARAQGQPFQALSAYGEITALQPDRRDAQRDADFLLAEYGGATAAFEDAQAADRKQPGSIAPLTLALLEQQALAQQLRWAVKARDQRLGAARVTDLDKVLAAQSAALTRVDAALAQPATPDADTWRTLRTRLQSDRMMALLERGRPADTIALYDSLRADGTLLPPYALGTAARALAQERRSADAVPLFEKAVVDLPMPDPLHFGLVYAYLDTGRFDDAEALLKRIEDATPVLMRLAPEAGRPNDQFSEVSGLSALLQLYGDRPKVAQPRFDTLTYEAPLNASYAYGAALTERLREHPEAAVARFEALSADHPDDLSVRTGHVEALLDADEFRAAWLRAEAVEADAPDAAEVREMARKRRSLVGPQLEIDAEGSRGGGTLASREWRVDSRLSSGLIDDAWRVFYAQTLGRGYTSEGNAKWARSGLGASWQQGRWLAEGVLQHSNSGRYRNSVAGRVDYRAGDAWQLSATYDGDSKELPWKARAVPFGAQAIGAREFGASVAHIVNESRRFDLQWRRLDFSDGNLRDGLDLGWRERWVSTPRFQLETRLGVDASRSRLQDVRYFSPSRDASAQLSVRGQWLTWKSDDRQFFQVLELGGGSYHQAGFGSGPLWNLRYEHRWALGQKLTLRYGLTYGSHPYDGVREKQRGVFLNLSMPLQ; encoded by the coding sequence GTGCTGATCTTCGGAAGCAGCACCGCGTACGCGGATTCCACTGTCACGCCCCCGCCTGTCGCCGCCCTTGGCGGCGCGGTGGCTTATGACGCGTCGCAGCACGACGCCCTGATCGTCGCGCGCCGCGCCGGTCGCATCACGCCGGCCCACGCCCTGCAACAGCTGCGCCAATGGCTGGCCGCCCCGCTGGCCGACGATCAACGTCGCCGCGTGGCGTCCGACGCCATCGCCATCGCGGTGGCCGAGGGCCAGTTCGCCGACGCAGTGGCCATGGCCCGCCAGGTGCCGCCCACTGAGCTGAGCGACTACGCGCTCGGCCCGCTGGCCGGCGCCGCGCGGCGCACGGGCGACGTTGCGCTGCAAGGCGACACGGTCAAGGTCTGGCGCGCGCGCCAGCCGACCGCCCGCGAGCCGCGCATCCACGAAGCCTTCTGGCGACTGGCCAGCGGCGACAAGGCGGGCGCGCAAACCATCTACCGTGCGCTGTCCCAGACCGCGCCCACAGCGGTCGCCGACCGCGTCGCGCTGCTCGACCTGCGCGCCGCGCTGGCGCGTGCCCAAGGCCAGCCCTTCCAGGCGCTGTCGGCCTACGGCGAGATCACCGCGCTGCAGCCCGACCGACGCGATGCACAGCGCGACGCCGACTTTCTGCTCGCCGAGTACGGCGGCGCCACCGCTGCCTTCGAAGACGCACAAGCCGCCGACCGCAAGCAGCCCGGCAGCATCGCGCCGCTGACACTCGCCCTGCTCGAACAGCAGGCGCTGGCGCAGCAACTGCGCTGGGCCGTGAAGGCGCGCGACCAGCGCCTGGGCGCGGCACGCGTCACCGACCTCGACAAGGTGCTGGCCGCCCAGAGCGCCGCGCTGACCCGGGTCGACGCCGCGCTCGCGCAGCCCGCCACACCAGACGCCGACACCTGGCGCACGCTGCGCACGCGGCTGCAGTCCGACCGCATGATGGCACTGCTGGAGCGTGGCCGTCCCGCCGACACGATCGCGCTGTACGACAGCCTGCGTGCCGACGGCACCCTGCTGCCGCCCTACGCACTGGGCACCGCCGCCCGCGCGCTGGCGCAGGAGCGCCGCTCGGCCGACGCCGTGCCGCTGTTCGAAAAGGCAGTCGTTGATCTGCCGATGCCCGACCCCCTGCATTTCGGCCTGGTCTATGCGTACCTGGATACGGGTCGCTTCGACGACGCCGAAGCACTGCTCAAACGCATCGAAGACGCCACGCCCGTGCTGATGCGGCTGGCACCCGAAGCCGGTCGTCCCAACGACCAGTTCTCCGAAGTGAGCGGCCTGAGCGCATTGCTGCAGCTCTACGGCGACCGGCCCAAGGTGGCGCAACCGCGCTTCGACACGCTCACCTACGAAGCCCCACTCAACGCGAGCTACGCCTACGGCGCCGCGCTCACCGAGCGGCTGCGCGAGCACCCCGAAGCGGCCGTGGCGCGCTTCGAGGCGCTGAGCGCCGACCACCCCGACGACCTGAGCGTGCGCACCGGCCATGTCGAAGCGCTGCTCGACGCCGACGAATTCCGCGCCGCGTGGCTGCGCGCCGAAGCCGTCGAGGCCGACGCGCCCGACGCCGCCGAAGTGCGCGAGATGGCACGCAAGCGGCGCTCGCTGGTCGGCCCGCAACTCGAGATCGACGCCGAAGGTTCGCGCGGCGGCGGCACGCTCGCCAGCCGCGAATGGCGCGTCGACAGCCGGCTCAGCTCCGGCCTCATCGACGACGCGTGGCGCGTGTTCTACGCGCAGACGCTGGGCCGCGGCTACACCTCCGAAGGCAACGCCAAGTGGGCCCGCAGCGGCCTCGGCGCCAGCTGGCAGCAGGGCCGCTGGCTGGCCGAAGGCGTGCTGCAGCATTCGAACAGCGGCCGCTACCGCAACAGCGTGGCTGGCCGCGTGGACTACCGCGCCGGCGATGCCTGGCAGCTGTCGGCCACCTACGACGGCGACAGCAAGGAGCTGCCGTGGAAAGCCCGCGCCGTGCCCTTCGGCGCGCAGGCCATCGGCGCGCGCGAGTTCGGCGCCAGCGTGGCCCACATCGTCAACGAGTCGCGCCGCTTCGACCTGCAATGGCGCCGGCTCGACTTCAGCGACGGCAACCTGCGCGACGGCCTCGACCTCGGCTGGCGCGAACGCTGGGTCAGCACGCCGCGTTTCCAGCTCGAGACACGGCTGGGCGTCGATGCCAGCCGCAGCCGCCTGCAGGACGTGCGCTACTTCAGCCCCTCGCGCGACGCCAGCGCGCAGCTGTCGGTGCGCGGCCAGTGGCTCACCTGGAAAAGCGACGACCGCCAGTTCTTCCAGGTGCTGGAACTCGGCGGCGGCAGCTACCACCAGGCAGGCTTCGGCAGCGGCCCGCTGTGGAACCTGCGCTACGAGCACCGCTGGGCCCTCGGCCAGAAGCTCACGCTGCGCTATGGCCTGACCTACGGCAGCCACCCTTACGACGGCGTGCGCGAAAAACAGCGTGGCGTGTTCCTGAACCTTTCGATGCCCCTGCAGTGA
- a CDS encoding creatininase family protein — translation MNALPVSSPRLPRFWSQLTTRDFAALDAATTVAVLPLGATEQHGPHLPLGVDTVLADGIVAAALPLLPPELPALFLPTQQIGLSPEHARFAGTLTFSAETLIRMWNDIGAGVARAGVKKLVLFNAHGGHVGAMDIVARELRAAHGLIVYSVSWFNLPLGDANAQFSAQEHRFGVHAGEVETSMMLALTPEFVRMGEAKDFSSTSQQRAADYAILGNGKSAKLGWAMEDYNAHGAAGNAAAATAAKGQAVIDAAAQQLALLLAEVSRLPLSTANTGPLP, via the coding sequence ATGAACGCACTTCCGGTCTCTTCGCCCCGTTTGCCCCGCTTCTGGTCTCAATTGACGACGCGCGACTTCGCCGCGCTCGACGCGGCGACCACGGTGGCGGTGCTGCCGCTGGGCGCGACCGAGCAGCACGGCCCGCACCTGCCGCTGGGCGTGGACACCGTGCTGGCCGACGGCATCGTGGCCGCCGCGCTGCCGCTGCTGCCGCCGGAACTGCCGGCGCTGTTCCTGCCGACCCAGCAGATCGGCCTGAGCCCCGAGCACGCGCGTTTCGCGGGCACGCTCACCTTCTCGGCCGAGACATTGATCCGGATGTGGAACGACATCGGCGCGGGCGTGGCGCGCGCCGGCGTGAAGAAGCTGGTGCTGTTCAACGCCCACGGCGGCCATGTGGGCGCAATGGACATCGTGGCGCGCGAACTGCGCGCCGCGCACGGCCTCATCGTCTACAGCGTGAGCTGGTTCAACCTGCCGCTGGGCGATGCGAACGCGCAGTTCAGCGCCCAGGAGCACCGCTTCGGCGTGCATGCGGGCGAGGTCGAGACTTCGATGATGCTGGCGCTGACGCCCGAGTTCGTGCGCATGGGCGAGGCAAAAGATTTCAGTTCCACCTCGCAACAGCGCGCGGCGGACTACGCGATCCTCGGCAACGGCAAGAGCGCCAAGCTCGGCTGGGCCATGGAGGACTACAACGCGCACGGTGCGGCAGGCAATGCGGCGGCGGCCACAGCGGCGAAGGGCCAGGCGGTGATCGATGCGGCTGCGCAGCAGTTGGCCTTGCTGCTGGCCGAGGTGTCGCGGCTGCCATTGAGCACTGCGAATACCGGGCCGCTGCCCTGA